TTCAATTTGAAAACCGAGTACTGCCTTATCATGAATCGCTTCTTTTACAGTATATTTGTGCAGACAATCTCCATACTGCTCTTCTGTTGTACGTGGAAGATCGGCAAACACCTCTTTAGCATTCTCTTCAAATATTGGCGTTCCAGTGAATCCATACCATAATGATTCTCTAAAAAACTTCTCGATTTCCATTTGTCTTTTCGGTGATATTGCACGATGGCACTCATCCACAACAAATGCGAGTTTCTTACCTCGAATCGATTTCCACTTTGGACTATCTTCATTACCTTCATAACGACGCATAACGTGATTTAATTTTTGAATCGTCGTAACGATGACGGTCTTATCTTTCGAATATAATTTTTTAATTAAATCATTTACGTTATCCGTATCATCAATCGACACAACGTCAGTTGCTGAATAAGATTTAAACGAGTCTCCCGTTTGCTGATCTAAGTCCACACGGTCAACGATGAATATCGTTTTTTCAATGCTATTCATGAGTAGTAAGTTTCTTGCGACTTTATAAGACGTTAATGTTTTACCAGAACCTGTCGTATGCCACACGTATCCAGATTCATGAAGTTTAGATGCTTCTTGAACCGCTTCAATCGCATGGATCTGATAAGGTCTTAGTAAAATAATCGAGCGTCTCTCACTATCTAATACAGAATATTGTCCGATCATTTTATGTGCCTGTGGAATCGATAGTACATCTTTCGCAAAATCTAAATAGTTATTCACTGGCTTATTATTCTCATCCACCCAGCGTGTTAAAAACTTAGAGTTCAATTTCCCTTTTTGTGCTGCCGCAATATAGCGCGTATCAACACCATTTGTCACAACAAACATTTGAATCGAAGAAAATATCCCTTTAAACTTACCTTCACCAGAGTACTTATCAATTTGTCTAAATGCATCCATGTAAGACGTCGAACGATTTTTAAGTTCGATATGAATCATCGGTAACCCGTTAATTAATAATGTCACGTCAAAAATACGATTACGATCTGTACTACTCGTCTTACTCGCTTGATACTGATTAATAATCTCATAAGAAGACGAACCACCTGCGATATCACGGTTATTCATGGCCATTAAACGAATCTCACCAACACGTGGATCATCACGAACGACACGCACATTCGCAATCCCATTTTCACCCGCTAAAAACTCAGCCGCACGATAAAAATTCGGGAAACTCAGTTCGTTCTTAACTTGCTCAAACTCCTTATCAGAAAGCGGCACATCATCTAAGACCGCTTTGTTGTTCATATTCAACTTATGGCGTAAATTCTCCCACAAATCATCCTCAGTCCGTAAATCATCACGATATGTCCACTGAGACACATTCTTCGTCAATTCATCAATCAAACTGCGCTCCATCGCCTCTTCAGCCGTGAACCTCATACACTCACCTCAAATAAAATACCTAGTGACTATATTATTACATATAATCTATTTAACGTTTATGTAGATTTATACATACCGTTTAATCTTAATCAGAAAAATAATTAAATCGTTCATTTATATCAAATGATTTTTTGTAACATGTATGTAATAATAAAAATGTAATTCCAATTAATTAGGAGGGGTTTTATGAAGAAAGTTTCAAAAATTGTTTTAGCGAGTGGTATTGCCCTGAGTTTCTCTGTAACACCCGAACTACTTAATACAACTGAAGCACAAGCAGAAGAGTACGTAGAACCTTATTATAATTATGAAGGTCATACTGAATATCAAAGTGATTTTATATTAGACAAGAATTTTAAAGAATCATTGAAGTACGATAATTTTACTATCAATGGATATCAAATTTCCAAAAATGAAAATGGTAAAAAACAAAAAGATTTAAATGACCAAACACTTTACAGTGTATCTGGAAATAAAGCGAAAGGTGTTCTCTTCTCATTAGATGGTCAATCCGTTAGTAAAAAAGCGTTAGTTAGCACTTATGGAGAACCTATTTACACATCTCCATCAGCATGGGGCGAAGAATATGTTTATGAAGTTGGAAAGAAAGACGTCAGATTCTTCTTCAATGAAAACGGATATGCAATCAAAGGCCAAATTATGAGTAATTAAAGATACTTTATATATAAACTTATAAAACATGGGAGATGAATTTCTCCCATGTTTTTTTCTGGAATTAGTGAGTA
Above is a genomic segment from Nosocomiicoccus massiliensis containing:
- the isaB gene encoding immunodominant staphylococcal antigen IsaB family protein translates to MKKVSKIVLASGIALSFSVTPELLNTTEAQAEEYVEPYYNYEGHTEYQSDFILDKNFKESLKYDNFTINGYQISKNENGKKQKDLNDQTLYSVSGNKAKGVLFSLDGQSVSKKALVSTYGEPIYTSPSAWGEEYVYEVGKKDVRFFFNENGYAIKGQIMSN